A single window of Mycolicibacterium aurum DNA harbors:
- a CDS encoding diflavin oxidoreductase: protein MSDSEPFALVLGFATETGNSTMVAKKFAQAARGVGIDVEPQYLNDLNVQSLLEATHFVVITATYGEGEMPYDAEVFWEELSADGAERLDHLTFAVCGLGDSYYPDFCNAGKVIDARLDELGATRLMDRVDCDLEFEEPSEAWTAALVALLAPLTSSALPAEGPELTPVQQDSPWDRRNPYEARVVANRSLIAVGSGKSVRHYEIDLGDSGITYQAGDSLGVHPRNDPALVDAVLARLGVDADQVVSEREQPLGTLLADHLELRVPSGALQSLVATRTTDADAAAVLSGADSAALTAWLHGRDVLDLLELADLGVDEVVATLRPLQHRDYSIASSPLAHPAHIHLTVATVEYEARGRAHRGAASGFLADRAETVRIHLAPNDTFRLPAPDVPIIMIGPGTGIAPFRAFLQERQLTGATGRSWLFFGDRHRATDFLYGDDLVGFREAGVLTRLNCAFSRDQESKDYVQHHLVANAGQVYAWLEDGAYVYVCGDADHMARDVHRALHEIVSTAGGLNDDGAHDYVNNLITTHRYLRDVY from the coding sequence ATGTCTGACAGTGAACCGTTTGCGCTGGTCCTGGGATTTGCGACGGAGACCGGCAACTCCACGATGGTCGCCAAGAAGTTCGCGCAGGCCGCGCGTGGTGTAGGCATCGACGTCGAGCCGCAGTACCTCAACGATCTCAACGTGCAGTCGCTGCTGGAGGCGACCCACTTCGTGGTGATCACCGCGACCTACGGCGAAGGGGAGATGCCCTACGACGCCGAGGTCTTCTGGGAAGAGCTCAGCGCCGACGGTGCCGAACGCCTCGACCACCTGACCTTCGCGGTCTGCGGCCTGGGCGACAGCTACTACCCCGATTTCTGCAACGCGGGCAAGGTCATCGACGCCCGCCTCGACGAGCTCGGCGCGACCCGGCTGATGGACCGGGTCGACTGCGACCTCGAGTTCGAGGAGCCCTCCGAGGCGTGGACCGCCGCCCTCGTCGCGCTCCTGGCGCCGCTGACCTCGTCGGCACTGCCTGCTGAAGGTCCCGAATTGACTCCGGTACAGCAAGATTCGCCGTGGGACCGCAGGAATCCGTACGAGGCGCGCGTCGTGGCGAACCGGTCCCTGATCGCGGTGGGCTCCGGTAAGTCGGTTCGGCACTACGAGATCGATCTCGGCGACAGCGGCATCACCTACCAGGCGGGCGACTCGCTCGGTGTCCATCCACGCAACGATCCCGCACTCGTCGACGCCGTGCTGGCCAGGCTCGGAGTGGACGCCGATCAGGTTGTGTCAGAGAGAGAACAGCCACTCGGCACGCTGCTCGCCGACCACCTCGAGCTGCGGGTTCCTAGCGGAGCGCTGCAAAGCCTCGTGGCAACGCGAACCACCGATGCCGACGCGGCGGCCGTCCTGAGCGGAGCCGATTCGGCCGCCCTGACGGCGTGGCTGCACGGACGTGACGTACTCGACCTGCTCGAGCTGGCGGATCTCGGCGTCGACGAGGTGGTGGCCACGCTGCGACCCCTGCAGCATCGCGATTATTCGATCGCGTCCAGTCCGCTGGCCCATCCCGCGCACATCCACCTGACCGTCGCCACGGTGGAGTACGAAGCCCGCGGGCGGGCGCACCGCGGCGCCGCATCCGGCTTCCTCGCAGACAGGGCCGAGACGGTGCGAATCCACTTGGCACCCAACGACACATTCCGTCTGCCGGCTCCGGATGTGCCCATCATCATGATCGGTCCCGGCACCGGCATCGCGCCGTTCCGGGCCTTCCTGCAGGAGCGCCAACTCACCGGGGCGACGGGCAGGTCCTGGCTGTTCTTCGGCGATCGGCACCGTGCCACCGACTTCCTCTACGGCGACGACCTCGTCGGTTTCCGAGAGGCCGGGGTGCTGACTCGGTTGAACTGCGCCTTCTCCCGCGATCAGGAATCCAAAGACTATGTCCAGCACCATCTGGTGGCCAACGCCGGGCAGGTATACGCCTGGCTGGAAGACGGGGCGTACGTCTACGTCTGCGGCGACGCCGACCACATGGCTAGAGACGTCCACCGCGCGCTACACGAGATCGTATCCACCGCAGGGGGATTGAACGACGACGGCGCCCACGACTACGTCAACAACCTCATCACCACACATCGCTATCTCCGCGACGTGTACTGA
- a CDS encoding sugar porter family MFS transporter gives MSARTQPDPSGRFLTKLTVIATLGGLLFGYDTGVISGALLYMKDDLALSAFGEATVVSSLLFPGAAFGALFGGRVADRVGRKRTLLICAGLFLIGAIGCALAPNVQIMVAARIVLGLGVGAAAVTCPLYLAEMAPAERRGRMVTINELMIVTGQMLAFATNALLDQLIRDAHVWRTMLAVAAVPAVALLIGMLILPDSPRWYALKGRLPEARNVLSLSRTPRDAKTEFAVVVEHTNHMLKTKSAPFSVIRDVPWIRRVVLIGCGLAIVQQATGINTVNYYAPTILEQSGLGVSAALVATIAVGVTSVITTVIGIILLGYIGRRTMLLIGFAGVAGSQAALAAAFLLPENTTRSYVILGAMVLFVGFVQMFIGTCVWLLLSEIFPLSVRGFAMGIAVFVLWCTNAIISFLFPLLNNALGSTGTFALFVLVNIGSWLFVHRLVPETKGTSLEELEERLEAEGSTALTERTSI, from the coding sequence GTGTCCGCCCGAACCCAGCCCGATCCGTCGGGGCGTTTCCTGACCAAGCTCACCGTGATCGCCACCCTGGGCGGGCTGCTGTTCGGCTACGACACCGGCGTCATCTCCGGCGCCCTGCTCTACATGAAGGACGACCTCGCGCTCTCGGCGTTCGGTGAGGCCACGGTGGTCAGCTCCCTGTTGTTCCCGGGGGCCGCCTTCGGTGCGCTGTTCGGCGGCCGGGTTGCCGATCGGGTCGGTCGCAAGCGCACGCTGCTGATCTGCGCGGGACTGTTTCTCATCGGCGCCATCGGATGTGCGCTCGCACCCAACGTCCAGATCATGGTCGCCGCCCGCATCGTTCTGGGTCTCGGCGTGGGTGCTGCCGCCGTGACGTGCCCGCTGTACCTCGCCGAGATGGCGCCCGCCGAGCGACGCGGCCGGATGGTCACCATCAACGAGTTGATGATCGTCACCGGTCAGATGCTGGCCTTCGCCACCAACGCGCTTCTCGACCAACTCATCCGCGACGCGCACGTGTGGCGCACCATGCTCGCCGTGGCCGCCGTCCCCGCGGTGGCCCTGCTGATCGGCATGCTCATCCTGCCCGACTCGCCGCGCTGGTATGCCCTCAAGGGCCGGCTGCCCGAGGCGCGGAATGTGTTGTCCCTGAGCCGCACTCCGCGCGACGCCAAGACCGAGTTCGCGGTTGTCGTCGAGCACACCAACCACATGCTCAAGACAAAGAGCGCCCCCTTCTCGGTGATCCGCGACGTTCCATGGATCAGGCGCGTCGTCCTGATCGGGTGCGGGCTGGCCATCGTTCAGCAGGCCACCGGTATCAACACGGTGAACTACTACGCGCCGACGATCCTCGAGCAGAGTGGCCTTGGCGTCAGCGCAGCGTTGGTGGCCACCATCGCCGTCGGCGTGACGTCGGTGATCACCACGGTCATCGGGATCATCCTGCTCGGCTACATCGGCAGGCGAACCATGCTGCTCATCGGGTTCGCCGGCGTCGCAGGTTCCCAGGCCGCGCTGGCCGCCGCATTCCTGTTGCCCGAGAACACCACCCGCAGCTACGTGATCCTCGGCGCCATGGTGCTCTTCGTCGGCTTCGTGCAGATGTTCATCGGCACCTGCGTATGGCTGCTGCTGTCGGAGATCTTCCCGCTGTCGGTGCGCGGCTTCGCGATGGGGATCGCCGTGTTCGTGCTGTGGTGCACCAACGCGATCATCTCCTTCCTGTTCCCCCTGTTGAACAACGCGCTCGGCTCCACCGGCACGTTCGCGCTGTTCGTCCTCGTCAACATCGGCTCCTGGTTGTTCGTGCACCGTCTGGTACCGGAGACCAAGGGCACTTCGCTTGAGGAGCTCGAAGAGCGACTCGAAGCCGAAGGGTCCACTGCCCTCACCGAAAGGACTTCTATATGA
- a CDS encoding Gfo/Idh/MocA family protein: MMGADHAARIEARISGARVAVVNDYVTEKAEQIAAEIPGCRAIGDPLDAIADTDVDAVVLSTPGPTHEIQLLACLEHGKPVLCEKPLTNDVTTSLDVVRREAELGKRLIQVGFMRRFDHEYAGLKALLDSGDLGRPLVLHCAHRNPAVPPSFDSAMIVRDSLVHEVDVTRFLFDEEIISIQIVKPSANSGAPQGLADPQIAILRTASGKHVDVELFVTTGVAYEVRTEVVAEKGSAIIGLDVGLVRRNAPGTWGGTIAPSFKERFGQAYDTEFQRWVDAVRGGARTGNYTDGPGAWDGYAAAAVCEAGVESLTSGLPVAVTMVDRTSILGA; encoded by the coding sequence ATGATGGGTGCCGACCACGCCGCGCGCATCGAGGCGCGGATCTCCGGTGCGAGAGTCGCCGTGGTCAACGACTACGTGACCGAGAAGGCCGAGCAGATTGCCGCGGAAATCCCCGGCTGCCGTGCCATCGGTGACCCGCTCGACGCGATCGCCGATACAGACGTCGACGCCGTGGTGCTCTCGACGCCGGGTCCCACCCACGAGATTCAGCTGCTCGCCTGCCTGGAGCACGGCAAGCCGGTGTTGTGCGAGAAGCCGCTGACGAACGATGTGACAACGTCTTTGGACGTGGTCAGGCGCGAGGCTGAACTCGGCAAGCGGCTGATCCAGGTCGGCTTCATGCGTCGCTTCGATCACGAGTACGCCGGCCTGAAGGCGTTGCTTGACTCAGGCGACCTCGGTCGCCCGCTCGTGCTGCACTGCGCACACCGCAACCCGGCCGTCCCACCGTCGTTCGACAGTGCGATGATCGTGCGCGACTCGCTGGTCCACGAGGTGGACGTCACGCGTTTCCTCTTCGACGAGGAGATCATCTCCATCCAGATCGTCAAGCCGTCGGCAAATTCCGGTGCACCGCAGGGGCTCGCCGATCCTCAGATCGCGATCCTGCGGACCGCATCTGGCAAGCACGTCGACGTCGAACTCTTCGTGACCACGGGTGTGGCGTACGAGGTCCGCACCGAGGTCGTCGCCGAAAAGGGCAGCGCGATAATCGGTCTGGACGTCGGTCTGGTACGCAGGAACGCACCGGGCACCTGGGGCGGGACCATCGCGCCGAGCTTCAAAGAACGGTTCGGCCAGGCGTACGATACCGAATTCCAGCGATGGGTCGACGCCGTCCGAGGCGGAGCCCGTACCGGAAATTACACCGACGGGCCTGGCGCCTGGGACGGGTATGCCGCCGCCGCTGTGTGTGAGGCCGGTGTCGAGTCGCTCACCAGCGGCCTGCCGGTTGCGGTGACCATGGTCGACCGTACATCGATCCTGGGGGCGTGA
- a CDS encoding LysR substrate-binding domain-containing protein, protein MIEVREARYFIAVAEELNFGRAAERLQMSQPPLSSAVKAIEKRLDVLLLNRTTRHVALTSAGTVFLDRCRKLVAAAGDAESAARLAAEGQLGELRIGAVTTAFTHVLPTAFAAHSRSHPGVEVSVREVDTHLGSELLQRREIDIAVVRHGPARPWLRHVTLTSEPFVLAAPAGWELPRAVHTDLASAADLPWVWIPRSGTPDYHDQVASCCRNAGFSPVARHTALSISSQLTMVAAGLGVALVPESSAARQDGIQTVRVQTPLTIAMSALFRTDADLLVAEFIDALVAASR, encoded by the coding sequence ATGATCGAGGTCAGGGAGGCGCGCTACTTCATCGCCGTGGCGGAGGAGCTCAATTTCGGCAGGGCTGCCGAGCGCTTGCAGATGTCACAGCCTCCTCTGTCGTCGGCGGTGAAGGCGATCGAGAAACGCCTCGACGTGCTGCTCCTGAACCGGACGACTCGGCACGTGGCGCTCACCTCGGCAGGCACGGTGTTCCTCGACAGATGCCGAAAGCTCGTCGCCGCCGCCGGGGACGCCGAGTCCGCGGCCCGACTGGCTGCCGAAGGTCAGCTGGGCGAGCTTCGTATCGGCGCTGTGACAACTGCTTTCACCCACGTACTGCCGACGGCGTTTGCGGCGCATTCGCGATCACATCCTGGCGTCGAGGTCAGCGTCCGCGAGGTGGACACACATCTGGGATCAGAGTTGTTGCAGCGCAGGGAGATCGATATCGCGGTGGTGCGGCACGGCCCCGCCCGGCCATGGCTCCGCCACGTCACGTTGACGAGCGAGCCGTTCGTGCTTGCCGCGCCCGCCGGCTGGGAACTGCCGCGCGCCGTCCACACTGATCTCGCCTCCGCCGCGGATCTGCCGTGGGTATGGATTCCGCGTTCCGGGACGCCCGACTATCACGATCAGGTCGCATCCTGTTGCCGCAACGCCGGATTCAGCCCGGTTGCGCGACATACCGCCCTGTCGATCAGCAGTCAGCTGACGATGGTCGCAGCCGGCCTCGGCGTCGCGCTGGTGCCCGAGAGTTCGGCGGCCCGGCAGGACGGGATCCAGACGGTGCGGGTGCAGACGCCGTTGACCATCGCGATGAGCGCTCTCTTCCGTACTGATGCCGACCTGCTGGTCGCCGAGTTCATCGACGCCCTCGTCGCCGCTTCCCGGTAG
- a CDS encoding sugar phosphate isomerase/epimerase family protein: MKIALDPTPFHHDHSLLELPAVVADLGYEYLQLTPHRDFIPFFNHPRADDALVAKFRAACADAGVGIASVLPVLRWSGPDEDAREAAVRNWKRVVQITVDLGVNVINTEFSGRPEKAEESERCFFRSMEELVPLFEREGIDVRIDPHPDDFVEDGMEALRIIRGVNSSNIGMVFVACHSFHMGGSVAEIMAAAGERLRLVHVADTMDHHRSHGLRYITNPPGNPVRVHQHLKIGDGDVDWDEFFGGLARLGFYDRDDTVMVSSVFAEDETAHEVSRYQLKTMTDYITKHRFVER; the protein is encoded by the coding sequence ATGAAAATCGCGCTGGATCCGACGCCGTTTCACCACGATCACTCGCTGCTCGAACTGCCCGCTGTGGTAGCCGATCTCGGTTACGAGTACCTCCAGCTGACACCGCATCGGGACTTCATCCCGTTCTTCAACCATCCGCGTGCAGATGACGCGTTGGTGGCCAAGTTCCGTGCCGCGTGCGCTGACGCCGGCGTCGGCATCGCGTCGGTGCTGCCCGTACTGCGGTGGTCGGGCCCCGACGAGGACGCCCGTGAAGCCGCGGTACGCAACTGGAAGCGCGTCGTGCAGATCACCGTCGACCTCGGGGTCAACGTGATCAACACCGAGTTCTCGGGGCGCCCGGAGAAGGCCGAGGAATCGGAGCGCTGCTTCTTCCGGTCGATGGAGGAACTGGTGCCGCTCTTCGAGCGCGAGGGCATCGACGTGCGCATCGATCCGCACCCCGACGATTTCGTCGAAGACGGCATGGAGGCGCTGCGGATCATCCGTGGGGTGAACTCGTCCAATATCGGGATGGTGTTCGTGGCATGCCATTCGTTCCACATGGGTGGCTCGGTGGCCGAGATCATGGCAGCGGCAGGGGAGCGGCTGCGGCTGGTCCATGTGGCCGACACGATGGATCATCACCGATCGCATGGGTTGCGCTACATCACCAATCCGCCGGGTAATCCGGTGCGGGTGCACCAGCATCTCAAGATCGGTGACGGCGACGTCGACTGGGATGAGTTCTTCGGCGGACTGGCAAGGCTCGGCTTCTATGACCGCGACGACACCGTGATGGTCTCCAGCGTCTTCGCCGAAGACGAAACCGCCCATGAGGTCTCGCGCTACCAACTCAAAACCATGACCGACTACATCACCAAACACCGGTTCGTCGAACGGTAG
- a CDS encoding TetR/AcrR family transcriptional regulator, with product MCDAAIALLAEDGPHGLSHLKVDHRAAVPAGTTSFYYRTRAALLHGVADQLTRYDAEAFTQACKDVTHGSEAAIAGTLADQILSIRTEPQQSRMRARLALTMPARRDADLVMGFQQLDERFRALAERVVIATQTAGGAPLDRALCDEQASVLLAFLGGLAVSFLHDSPRQVSRDDLRRQIRAVIIGVAAERESTGEGRRAQIPVTQ from the coding sequence TTGTGTGACGCCGCGATCGCTCTGCTGGCCGAAGACGGTCCCCACGGTCTGAGCCACCTCAAAGTGGATCACCGGGCCGCGGTACCCGCAGGCACGACGTCGTTCTACTACCGCACCAGGGCGGCGCTCCTGCACGGCGTCGCCGATCAACTGACCCGCTATGACGCGGAGGCCTTCACGCAGGCCTGTAAAGACGTGACCCACGGTAGCGAAGCCGCCATCGCGGGAACGCTGGCGGACCAGATCCTGTCCATTCGCACGGAACCGCAGCAGTCGCGTATGCGCGCCCGCCTGGCATTGACCATGCCGGCCAGGCGTGACGCGGATCTTGTGATGGGCTTTCAGCAGTTGGATGAGAGATTCCGGGCGTTGGCCGAGCGTGTGGTGATCGCCACCCAGACCGCCGGCGGGGCGCCGCTGGACCGCGCGCTGTGTGACGAGCAGGCATCGGTGCTGCTGGCCTTCCTCGGGGGTCTGGCAGTCTCTTTCCTCCACGACTCGCCCCGCCAGGTGAGCAGGGACGATCTCCGGCGGCAGATTCGGGCGGTGATCATCGGGGTGGCCGCTGAGCGTGAGTCCACCGGAGAGGGGAGGCGGGCACAGATCCCCGTCACCCAGTAA
- a CDS encoding LacI family DNA-binding transcriptional regulator produces MADVAERAGVSRTLVSFILDGKPGASEETKQRVLAIAEEIGYRPDSAARLLAQGRSRTLGVMSDIRQLFEAELVTDIYPAAEHLGYEVLLSANLPGRTEETVVESLLSHRCGALILLGPKSDQDFYRKVAERVPVVVACRRLTVLDHVTPLATVRTNDTKGIRQAVDYLVGLGHRRIHHVGGGKDPGAGERLRAYKAAMRAHGLSDDIAVTVGAHNEESGATAARAMLDAPTLPTAVLAGNDRCAFGILDVFTRAGVDVPGQVSLMGYDDNRLSENPRIDLTTIHQDAPGIARNAVDLAVQMLVDGPSHAADVILEPTLVVRGTTAPPRAAD; encoded by the coding sequence ATGGCCGACGTCGCGGAGCGGGCAGGGGTGTCACGCACGTTGGTGTCGTTCATCCTCGACGGCAAGCCGGGTGCCAGCGAGGAGACCAAGCAGCGAGTACTGGCGATCGCCGAGGAGATCGGCTACCGCCCCGATTCGGCCGCGCGGCTCCTTGCCCAAGGCCGCAGCCGAACCCTGGGCGTCATGAGCGACATCCGCCAGCTGTTCGAGGCGGAGCTGGTCACCGACATCTATCCGGCTGCCGAACACCTCGGCTACGAGGTCCTGCTCTCGGCGAACCTGCCCGGCCGCACCGAGGAAACGGTGGTCGAATCGCTGCTGAGCCATCGCTGCGGAGCGTTGATCCTGCTCGGCCCGAAGTCCGATCAGGATTTCTACCGCAAGGTCGCCGAACGTGTGCCGGTCGTGGTGGCCTGTCGTCGCCTGACGGTGCTGGACCACGTGACGCCACTGGCCACGGTGCGGACCAACGACACCAAGGGAATTCGGCAGGCGGTCGACTACCTCGTGGGCCTGGGACACCGGCGGATCCATCATGTCGGCGGCGGGAAGGATCCCGGCGCCGGTGAGCGGTTGCGGGCCTACAAGGCCGCGATGCGCGCCCACGGCCTGTCCGACGACATCGCGGTGACCGTCGGTGCCCACAACGAAGAATCCGGCGCCACGGCGGCGCGCGCGATGTTGGACGCGCCGACACTGCCGACGGCGGTACTGGCCGGCAACGATCGCTGCGCCTTCGGCATTCTCGACGTGTTCACCCGCGCCGGAGTCGACGTGCCCGGCCAGGTGTCGCTGATGGGGTACGACGACAACCGGTTATCCGAGAATCCGCGTATCGATCTGACCACCATCCACCAGGACGCACCCGGGATCGCCCGCAACGCCGTCGATCTGGCCGTGCAGATGCTTGTCGACGGACCGTCGCACGCGGCGGACGTGATCCTGGAACCGACGCTGGTCGTGCGTGGCACCACTGCGCCGCCGCGGGCGGCCGACTGA
- a CDS encoding MFS transporter, translating into MLTISAPTLRGERRLVVTLWCAGLAAFAAMYAPQGLLPLIARDMSVEASQAALLISAATLGLAVSVLPWSWAADRVGLRTAMRAAAGAAAVCAVVVPFLPTFELLLAGRLVHGVALGGIPALAMTLAHDLVSPARAATVTGSYVAATSLGGLGGRMFAVPAADQLGWRTGLLVLDATVAVLMVAMIGLLPRPGVRRPARGAAPALILHLRNPGIWPILVVGMLLSGAVMTVFNYLPFRLAGAPYGLAPAAISLVFLTYLGGTAGSRAAGWLGGRFGAPAVLGTAGLAIALGAAVTLSGPLVAIVAGVAVLTTAFFVGHAVASSMVAARAECGRSQATALYTIGYYTGSSVFGWLGGVAWSGGRWLAVAALVGGLGVAASICAAVAKTPRHADGPRSPHRPSSHLYDPRC; encoded by the coding sequence GTGCTGACGATCTCCGCTCCCACACTGCGTGGCGAGCGGCGTCTCGTGGTGACGCTGTGGTGTGCGGGTCTGGCTGCGTTCGCCGCGATGTACGCACCACAGGGACTGCTCCCGCTGATCGCCCGGGACATGTCGGTCGAGGCATCCCAGGCAGCGCTGCTGATCTCGGCCGCCACGCTGGGCCTCGCTGTGTCGGTGTTGCCCTGGTCGTGGGCGGCGGACCGGGTGGGGCTGCGAACGGCAATGCGCGCGGCCGCCGGTGCGGCGGCGGTGTGCGCTGTCGTGGTGCCTTTCCTGCCGACCTTCGAGCTGCTGCTCGCCGGCCGGCTGGTGCACGGTGTCGCGCTCGGTGGCATCCCGGCGCTGGCGATGACGTTGGCGCACGACCTCGTCAGCCCGGCTCGGGCTGCGACGGTGACCGGCAGCTATGTGGCTGCCACCTCCCTGGGTGGTCTCGGTGGCCGCATGTTCGCAGTGCCGGCTGCTGACCAGTTAGGTTGGCGGACAGGACTTCTCGTTCTCGATGCCACCGTCGCCGTACTGATGGTCGCAATGATCGGCCTGCTCCCGCGGCCGGGCGTACGGCGCCCCGCCCGCGGCGCGGCGCCTGCGCTGATCTTGCATCTGCGCAACCCCGGAATCTGGCCGATTCTTGTCGTCGGCATGCTCCTGTCCGGTGCCGTGATGACGGTGTTCAACTATCTACCGTTCCGGCTCGCCGGTGCCCCGTACGGTCTTGCTCCCGCCGCGATCTCGCTGGTCTTCCTGACCTATCTGGGTGGTACCGCGGGCTCTCGCGCCGCCGGATGGCTCGGTGGTCGCTTCGGCGCACCCGCTGTGCTCGGTACGGCCGGCCTGGCGATCGCGCTCGGCGCTGCGGTGACGCTGTCCGGTCCTCTCGTGGCGATCGTCGCCGGGGTGGCCGTGCTGACCACCGCGTTCTTCGTCGGGCACGCCGTGGCCTCCAGCATGGTGGCCGCGCGTGCCGAGTGCGGGCGCTCTCAGGCCACCGCGCTGTACACGATCGGCTACTACACAGGCTCCAGTGTGTTCGGGTGGCTCGGCGGAGTGGCCTGGTCGGGCGGGCGGTGGCTGGCCGTCGCGGCGCTGGTCGGGGGCCTCGGCGTCGCTGCGTCGATCTGCGCCGCGGTCGCGAAGACGCCGCGACATGCCGACGGTCCGCGCAGCCCGCACAGGCCATCGAGTCACCTCTACGATCCACGGTGTTGA
- a CDS encoding sugar phosphate isomerase/epimerase family protein, whose translation MSTIRVGSAPDSWGVWFPDDPQQTPYARFLDEVAASGYEWIELGPFGYLPTDPQLLSDELASRGLKLSAGTVFEHLHQDDAWDAVWTQIEDVARLTAAVGGRHVVVIPEMWRDPSTGAVLEDRNLTVEQWRRKTRGMNDLGKAMFERYGLRAQYHPHADSHVDTEENVYRFLDGTDGEFVNLCLDTGHISYCGGDNIAIIRRAPERIGYLHLKQVDPEVRDKVEAQDLPFGEAVKLGAMTEPPLGIPDMPPLLAEVEKLGIDVFAIVEQDMYPCAVDAPLPIARRTRKYLGSCGIPSVTFS comes from the coding sequence ATGAGCACCATTCGCGTCGGATCCGCCCCCGATTCGTGGGGCGTGTGGTTCCCCGATGATCCGCAACAGACACCGTACGCGCGCTTTCTCGACGAAGTCGCGGCGTCGGGCTACGAGTGGATCGAGCTCGGGCCGTTCGGCTACCTGCCGACGGACCCGCAGCTGTTGTCCGACGAGCTGGCCTCACGCGGGCTGAAGCTGTCGGCGGGAACGGTATTCGAGCACCTGCACCAGGATGACGCTTGGGATGCCGTGTGGACGCAGATCGAGGACGTCGCGCGGCTGACAGCCGCCGTCGGCGGCAGGCACGTCGTCGTCATCCCGGAGATGTGGCGCGACCCGTCCACCGGCGCCGTGCTGGAGGACCGCAACCTCACCGTCGAGCAGTGGCGCAGAAAGACCCGGGGCATGAACGATCTCGGCAAGGCGATGTTCGAGAGGTACGGTTTACGTGCGCAATACCATCCGCACGCCGATAGCCACGTCGATACCGAGGAGAACGTCTACCGGTTCCTCGACGGCACCGACGGGGAGTTCGTGAATCTGTGCCTGGACACCGGGCACATCAGCTACTGCGGCGGCGACAACATCGCCATCATCCGGCGCGCCCCGGAGCGCATCGGCTATCTGCACCTCAAGCAGGTCGATCCGGAGGTACGTGACAAGGTCGAGGCGCAGGACCTGCCGTTCGGCGAGGCCGTCAAGCTCGGCGCTATGACCGAACCGCCCTTGGGCATCCCGGACATGCCGCCGTTGCTGGCCGAGGTCGAGAAGCTCGGCATCGACGTGTTCGCGATCGTCGAGCAGGACATGTATCCCTGCGCGGTCGACGCCCCCCTGCCCATCGCCCGACGGACCCGGAAGTACCTGGGGTCCTGCGGCATCCCGTCCGTCACGTTCAGCTAG